Proteins encoded together in one Quercus lobata isolate SW786 chromosome 3, ValleyOak3.0 Primary Assembly, whole genome shotgun sequence window:
- the LOC115981431 gene encoding serine carboxypeptidase-like 17, with translation MGDSYSGIIIPILIQEISDGNEAGREPRMNLKGYVIGNSLTNCQVDLNARIPFAHLKALISDELYEVNLPLCIEEIVTGHILEPTCQLLSPKPRPRVSKWDPDTSIDDSADLLQSITHLPKPRRWCRFKRLFMFGSQGSINEWVRCNESLVYTYDVSSSLNYHRNLIKKGYEVLIYR, from the exons ATGGGCGATTCTTACTCAGGCATAATCATCCCGATCCTTATTCAAGAAATATCTGATG GTAATGAAGCTGGTAGGGAGCCGCGAATGAATCTCAAA GGATATGTGATCGGAAACTCACTGACAAATTGCCAAGTTGATTTGAATGCAAGAATTCCATTTGCTCACCTAAAGGCGCTTATATCAGATGAACTATATGAGGTGAATCTCCCTTTG TGTATTGAGGAAATCGTTACTGGACATATATTGGAGCCTACATGTCAACTTTTATCCCCAAAACCAAGGCCTAGAGTATCAAAGTGGGATCCAGATACTTCTATTGATGATTCTGCAGACCTCCTGCAATCGATTACTCATCTTCCTAAACCTAGAAGATGGTGCCGG TTCAAAAGGCTCTTCATGTTTGGAAG TCAGGGAAGCATCAACGAGTGGGTGAGATGCAATGAGAGTTTAGTCTACACATATGACGTCTCAAGTAGTCTGAATTATCACCGAAACCTTATCAAGAAAGGCTATGAGGTTCTCATTTACAGGTAA
- the LOC115978991 gene encoding LOW QUALITY PROTEIN: senescence-associated carboxylesterase 101-like (The sequence of the model RefSeq protein was modified relative to this genomic sequence to represent the inferred CDS: substituted 2 bases at 2 genomic stop codons) → MSKTQLYSSGLELANFVVTLDILHDAWTAIWSLYTEISRNEGPSSFVRFKVYELPNYTIIAFFTWSSSSKDSVQCGGGGNLVSSSTFKWSFPFFDFLCPRPKDPDNQKNKPKDDPSFSINETAFQLFKSIFGVLPKFEQQQNVDINIIITKIEKQAKIMAILNXXAFDPTRGLNDIKVYMAYLEQYKKVSKDKRVGYYDRYKNKLDTSDIKVVEYMRCLTCYWEEMVDQAEKRPQTVGASLRTRSLFGGTNYRRMIEPLDIADYYKAGKQDYINQGRSKRYIILEQLLKETEKPSSGPNELKKQNVASSLTKDSCFWAHVEEARISCKLLSSGESNDMEKERNKLIEFENYVYGLMKNYAVSSEIFLPGSSFMTWWRDYREIKGTFYHSHLTSLMNNEENYDKYAKGRLVIP, encoded by the exons ATGAGCAAAACTCAATT GTATAGCAGTGGTTTAGAGTTGGCAAATTTCGTGGTGACCCTTGATATCTTGCACGATGCATGGACTGCAATTTGGAGTCTATACACAGAAATCAGTCGGAATGAAGGACCATCTTCCTTCGTGAGATTCAAAGTTTATGAGCTACCAAACTATACCATTATAGCGTTTTTCACCTGGTCCTCTAGTAGCAAAGACTCTGTTCAGTGTGGTGGAGGAGGAAATTTAGTTTCATCTTCAACTTTTAAGTggtcttttcctttctttgatttcctGTGCCCCAGACCCAAAGACCCAGATAATcaaaaaaacaaacccaaagaTGACCCAAGTTTCTCCATTAACGAAACTGCATTTCAGCTTTTTAAATCCATTTTTGGTGTGCTCCCGAAATTTGAG CAACAACAGAACGTTGACATCAACATTATCATTACAAAGATAGAAAAACAGGCAAAAATTATGGCAATTTTAAACTAGTAGGCTTTTGATCCCACCAGGGGGTTGAATGACATTAAAGTGTATATGGCCTATCTAGAACAGTATAAGAAGGTGTCTAAAGACAAGAGAGTTGGATACTATGATAGATACAAGAATAAACTTGATACAAGTGATATTAAGGTGGTAGAGTATATGAGATGCCTCACATGTTACTGGGAAGAAATGGTTGATCAAGCAGAGAAAAGGCCTCAGACAGTAGGTGCCTCCCTTCGTACCCGTTCACTCTTTGGGGGAACAAATTACCGAAGGATGATTGAACCACTGGACATAGCTGATTACTACAAGGCAGGCAAACAAGACTACATAAATCAAGGAAGGTCAAAACGTTACATAATATTAGAGCAATTGctgaaagaaacagagaaaccTTCAAGTGGTCCAAATGAATTGAAGAAACAGAATGTGGCGTCAAGTCTGACAAAGGATTCTTGCTTTTGGGCACATGTTGAGGAGGCTCGCATTTCATGCAAATTGCTGAGTAGCGGAGAATCAAATGAtatggagaaagaaagaaacaaattgaTTGAGTTTGAAAACTATGTATACGGTTTGATGAAAAATTATGCAGTATCTTCTGAGATTTTCTTACCTGGGAGCAGCTTCATGACATGGTGGAGAGACTATAGAGAGATTAAGGGAACTTTTTATCATTCACATCTCACTAGCTTAATGAATAATGAAGAGAATTATGACAAGTACGCTAAGGGCCGCTTGGTGATTCCCTGA
- the LOC115978990 gene encoding probable disease resistance protein At5g66900: protein MPDLAAEGAVGAAFGVGFGNLHDAVKHVVGRIIMFKSELKRLESTLDGVAAKVREIKELSQALNFPEEETKSLIEQMKKGTELVDKCSKIKLWNYCFKAYSYSSKLSKLNEDIEKFCQVNLIVQNTRNGLEALSLVIQNTEIGLETLTGVNQNTRVGLDTLAEVNHNTRIGLETLAEVNHNTRIGLEALTELNQNTTIGLETLADVNYNTRIGLETLAEVNHNKRIGWKTLTEVNENKRTLDLVLKHVESQNSDMKKKYGFSCAVPKLRDYIVGFDLHLKELKRELLKEEVSVLIVTALGGCGKTTLVKMLGWDEEIIGKYMGNIFFVNVSKTPNLKVIVQNLFSYIGDEYLEFQSDEDAINQLEQLLNQIGQPILLILDDVWPESESLIDKFKFNIPNYKIVVTSRKAFSRFKFTFKLNPLDQEDAMRLFCHSASMQDRSSYILEEDMEKIVRYCGGLPIALEVIGGSLCGQPVEVWQSEVMGWSEGHSIFDSDNEVLACLQKCLDFSADKIILKEYFMDLGSFPEDQSIPATALIDIWTELHEPSKNDVHAIANLHELNSRNLASLVMKRKDAEEVSYYYNEEFVTQHDLLRELAIQLSSQKPIIERTRLIVDIRENNLPDWWMKPQHINARLLSISTDGEFSSSWCNIQAPEVEALILNLRTRNYTLPEFVKIMDKLKVIIVTNYDFFPAELSNFQLLSSLHHLKRIRLEKVSISSLCNTLVQLRSLKKLSLFMCNIGQTFGNSTIQVSDSFPILMEINIDYCNDLVELPAWLCEFLHLKKLNITNCHKLSELPEEIGKLVNLEVLRLRSCTELSELPESIRSLHKLRILDISDCISIIKLPQHIGELHKLKELHMKECLRLRKQLPSSITELKELRLVVCDEERAKLWEPFEEFFSNLKVIVAKKDINLKWLTKS from the exons CAGAAGAGGAAACAAAGAGCTTGATCGAACAAATGAAGAAGGGCACGGAGCTGGTTGACAAGTGCTCCAAAATCAAGCTTTGGAACTACTGTTTCAAAGCCTATTCTTATTCGAGCAAACTGTCCAAGTTAAACGAGGATATTGAAAAGTTCTGTCAGGTTAATTTGATAGTGCAGAACACAAGGAATGGGTTGGAGGCATTGAGCTTGGTGATTCAGAACACAGAGATTGGGTTGGAGACTTTGACGGGGGTGAATCAGAACACAAGGGTTGGGCTGGATACTTTGGCCGAGGTGAATCACAACACGAGGATTGGGTTGGAGACTTTGGCCGAGGTGAATCACAACACGAGGATTGGGTTGGAGGCCTTGACTGAGTTAAATCAGAACACGACGATTGGGTTGGAGACTCTGGCGGATGTGAATTACAACACGAGGATTGGGTTGGAGACATTGGCTGAGGTGAATCACAACAAAAGGATTGGATGGAAGACATTGACGGAGGTGAATGAGAACAAAAGGACTTTGGATCTTGTTTTGAAGCATGTGGAGAGTCAGAATTCGGACATGAAGAAGAAATATGGGTTTTCGTGTGCGGTTCCTAAACTCAGGGATTATATTGTTGGGTTTGATTTGCATTTGAAGGAGTTGAAGAGGGAGCTGTTGAAGGAAGAGGTGTCTGTGCTTATAGTGACTGCTCTTGGAGGTTGCGGGAAGACCACATTGGTCAAAATGCTTGGTTGGGATGAGGAAATTATAG GCAAATATATGGGcaatatattttttgtcaacGTTTCAAAAACTCCCAACCTGAAGGTCATTGTACAAAACCTATTTAGTTATATTGGTGATGAGTACCTTGAGTTTCAAAGTGATGAAGATGCAATCAACCAGCTGGAGCAACTGCTGAATCAAATTGGTCAACCCATATTGTTGATCTTGGATGATGTCTGGCCTGAATCTGAATCCCTTATTGATAAGTTCAAGTTTAATATTCCAAATTACAAGATTGTGGTGACTTCAAGAAAAGCATTTTCAAGATTTAAGTTTACATTTAAATTAAATCCATTAGATCAAGAAGATGCGATGAGACTTTTTTGTCACTCAGCATCAATGCAAGATCGGAGCTCTTACATACTAGAAGAAGATATGGAAAAG ATAGTGAGATACTGTGGGGGGTTGCCAATAGCCCTTGAAGTGATTGGTGGTTCACTCTGTGGGCAGCCTGTAGAGGTTTGGCAAAGTGAAGTAATGGGATGGTCTGAAGGTCATTCTATTTTTGACTCTGATAATGAGGTGCTTGCTTGTCTCCAAAAATGTCTAGACTTTTCTGCTGACAAGATCATCCTCAAAGAGTATTTCATGGACCTAGGTTCATTTCCTGAAGACCAAAGTATCCCTGCTACTGCCCTCATTGATATTTGGACAGAATTACATGAACCAAGCAAGAATGATGTCCATGCTATTGCTAATTTGCATGAACTCAACAGTCGGAATTTGGCTAGTCTTGTAATGAAAAG GAAAGATGCAGAAGAGGTCAGTTACTATTACAATGAAGAATTTGTCACCCAACATGATCTTCTTAGGGAGCTGGCTATCCAATTGAGCAGCCAGAAGCCAATAATAGAAAGGACAAGACTGATTGTGGACATCAGGGAAAACAATCTACCAGACTGGTGGATGAAACCACAACATATCAATGCACGCTTATTATCTATCTCTACTG atggGGAGTTTTCGTCAAGTTGGTGCAACATTCAAGCACCTGAAGTTGAGGCTTTAATTCTGAATCTTCGAACAAGGAATTACACCTTACCTGAGTTTGTGAAGATTATGGATAAACTCAAGGTTATAATTGTCACTAATTATGATTTCTTTCCTGCTGAATTAAGTAATTTTCAGCTACTCAGTTCTCTCCACCATCTAAAGAGAATTAGATTAGAGAAGGTTTCAATTTCTTCCCTTTGCAATACCCTTGTACAATTGAGGAGTTTGAAGAAATTATCTTTGTTTATGTGCAATATTGGTCAAACTTTTGGGAATTCTACTATACAAGTTTCAGATTCATTTCCAATTCTAATGGAGATAAACATTGACTATTGCAATGATTTGGTGGAATTGCCTGCATGGTTGTGTGAGTTTCTCCACCTAAAAAAACTCAACATCACCAATTGTCATAAGTTGTCTGAATTGCCTGAAGAAATCGGAAAGTTGGTGAATTTAGAAGTGCTAAGGCTTAGGTCTTGTACCGAATTGTCAGAGTTGCCAGAGTCAATCAGAAGCCTCCATAAGTTACGCATTCTTGACATATCTGACTGCATAAGTATTATCAAGTTGCCACAACACATCGGTGAGTTGCATAAATTGAAAGAGTTACACATGAAAGAGTGCCTAAGATTGCGTAAGCAGTTGCCGTCATCAATTACTGAGCTCAAGGAGTTGAGGCTTGTGGTATGTGATGAAGAGAGGGCCAAGTTATGGGAGCCTTTTGAGGAATTCTTCTCCAATTTAAAGGTAATTGTGGCTAAGAAAGATATCAACTTGAAGTGGCTTACCAAATCATGA